AAGGCCCATCAGATCGAAGTGCTGCACGCGCACAGCACGGCCCTCTTTGTCGCCGTTCAGGCCGCGCTTTTTCCGCCCTACCCCAAAGTCATTTGGCACGATCATTTCGGCAGATACGCCATGGAAGAGCGCGCCGCCTGGTTGCACGGGCCGTTTGTGCGTCAGGCCAGCGGCGTCATCATCGTCAACCGCCAACTGGCCGCATGGGTGCAACAACGTCTGCGCGTGCCCGCCCAGGCGATTTGGTACGTGCCGAACTTCGTGGTGGAAAACACGTCGAATGACGACATTCCACCTTTGCCGGGTCAGGCGGGCCAACGCCTCGTCTGCGTCGCCAATCTGCGCCCGGAAAAGGGACATCTGACCTTGATCCAGGCGCTCGCCAGTGTTGTGCAACAGGCGCCCGCCGCGCATTTGACCCTGGTGGGCGCGCACAGCAATCAGGAGCATTTGGCAAAGATCAACGCCGAGATCGCACGCTTGGGGTTGCAGGCGCATATCACGTTGGCCGGACATCAAAGCAATGTGGCGGCGTTTTTGCGCGGCAGCGACATCGGCGTGCTGAGTTCCTATTCTGAAGCCTTCCCGCTGTCGCTGGTCGAATATGGCAAGGCCGGGCTGGGCGTTGTCGCCACGGCTGTGGGAGAATGCCCTGCGATTTTGGAACAAGGGCAAGCGGGTCTGGTCGTGCCGCCGCGCGATCCGGCCAAACTGGCCGAAGCCCTGTTGACATTGCTAGCCGCACCGGAACGCCGCCGGGCGCTGGGAGAAACCTTGCGGGAACGGGTCAATCGGCTTTACACCGCCGACGCCGTGCTGGAACAAATTGGTCGCGTTTACGACCGGGTGTTGCAACCCCAGGTCGTCGCGGTTCGCGCCGCACAATCCTTATGATTCGAACTGTCGTCATCCCACTTAAAGCCCCCAGCTATCACCGCAAGACCGCGCGCGAGTGGGTGCTGGAATTGCTCAACCAGGAAACGGTGCGCGTCGCGGCGCTGTTGTTGTTGCACGCCCTGCTCGGCCTCGTCCTGAACCTGTCGCCCGAGTTGGCCACGGCACATGCCGGGCTGACGCTGTTGTTCGGCTTGTGGCTGGCCGTCTATGCCCCACGCTTAGAGCAGGTCGCCATGATCGGCGCATACATCACCGGCGCGGAAGTGCTCTGGCGCATGTCAAAATCCATGCTGCCGTGGGAGTTTGGCAAGTACGCCACCATTGCGATCTTTTTTGTGGCGCTGCTGCGGCTGGGCAAACTCAAAGGGCCTATCCCGGCCTTCGTGTTTTTTATCTTGCTCTTGCCGTCAATCATCCTGCCGCTGGCGAATGTCAGCACGGATGTTTTGATGGATCAATTGAGCTTCAATCTTTCAGGGCCTTTGGCCTTACTGGTCAGCGTGTGGTTCTTCTCGCATTTGAAGACCACCGCGCAGCAATTGCATCGCATCTTGCTGGCCCTGATTTGCCCAATCTTCTCGGTCGCCGTCATTGCCCTGAAAGGCATTGTGACGGCCAAAGAACTGGTTTTCATCAACGATTCCAATTTCGCGATGAGCGGCAATTACGGGCCGAATCAGGTGTCGGCCATTTTGGGGCTGGGCGCGTTGATGGCCTTGTATTGGGCTTTGGATGGCAAGCTCACGCGCTGGCTGAAACTTTTACTCTTGGCGGTGGCGCTTTATTTGACGGCCCAATGCGTCATGACGTTTTCGCGCACGGGGCTTTATCTGGCCCTGGGCGGCGCGGCGTTGGTGACGCTGTTCTTGATTCAAGACCGCCGCTTGCGCATGCAAGTGCTGGGCGGCTTGCTGGCGATTTTGCTGCTGGCCGGCTTTGTGCTCTTGCCGCAGTTGGATAAATTCACCGAAGGCGCACTGACCAAACGTTTCAGCGATACCTCCGGTTCAGGACGCAGCGAAATTATGCAGGAGGACTGGCGCATCTTTTCGGAAAATCCTCTTTTTGGCGTCGGGCCGGGACAAGCCAAGTATCACCTGCTCGGACGTTATGGTAGTGACGGCGAACATCAGGTCGCCGCGCACAACGAATTTGCGCGCCTGCTGGCCGAACACGGGATGTGGGGACTCGCCGCCATTTTGGTGCTGGTCTATTTGGGCTTACTGCATTTCAAACAAGCCCGCACGGCCAAAGGCCGGGCGTTAAACGCGGCACTGCTATTTTGGTGTTTCGGTTTCCTGTTTTCTACGGCGATGCGCGTGGTCGCACCCTCCTTTCTGTTCGGCCTGACAGCCCTCTTCATCCTGCCTGAAAAATCTGAAAACCATGAGCGCTGAAGCACATTTGCCTGCTGCACAGCCAGTCAAGTTCGGCCTGCTGCTGATTGGCAATTTCCTTTCCGGCGGCGGCGGCTTTCATTGCTTTGGCGAAGATTTAGCCGCGCATCTGGCCGGGGCGGGCTGGCCCATCGTCATGGCTTCGCAAAAGCGCCGCAAGCTGACGCGCTTGCTGGATATGCTCTGGACGGTTTGGCGGCGGCGGGACGATTACCGGGCGGCTTATGTAGAGGTCTATAGCGGCCTGGCTTTTTGCTGGGCCGAAATGGTCTGCTGGCTGTTACGGCGTTGCGGCAAGCCCTACATCCTGATGTTGCACGGCGGCAATTTGCCGGTCTTTGCGGGCCGCTGGCCGCAACGCGTGCAACGCCTCTTCGCCGCAGCCAAGCTGGTGGCCGCGCCGTCGCGGTATCTGCACGAACAGATGAAACCGTATCGCCCCGATTTGCTCTTGCTGCCGTCGGCCTTCGATTTGAAAGCCTATGTCTATCAGGAACGCCAGTGCCCGCAGCCAAACCTGATTTGGCTGCGCTCGTTTCATCACATCTATAACCCCGCGCTGGCCCCGCAAGTCTTGCACCGCTTGCGCGCGACGTTCCCGCAAATCCACTTGACGATGTACGGCCCGGACAAAGGCGACGGCAGCTTGCAAGAGATGCAGCAAGTCATTGCGGAATTGCAGGTACAAACGCACATCAGCCTGCCCGGCGCGGTCACCAAACCGGAAGTCCCGCAACGGCTCAATCGCGGCGATATCTTTCTGAACACGACCAACGTGGACAACACGCCCATGAGCGTGATCGAGGCGATGGCCTGCGGGCTGTGCATTGTTTGCACGAATGTCGGCGGCCTGCCTTATCTGTTGGAACACGAGCACGACGCCTTGCTGGTGCCGCCCAACGATGCCGAGGCGATGGCGGCGGCGGTGCATAGAATTTTGACCGAACCGCAATTGAGCGAAACGTTGTCGCGCAACGCCCGCCAAAAAGTCGAGCAATGGTGCTGGTCGAAACTCCTGCCCCGCTGGGAAGAATTGTTTAGGTCCATCACCAAAAACCGCCAGAGCAACATCGCGCTCACGAGTGCGCCAATCCAACCGCCCTTGTAGTCGCGAATTTATTCGCGCCGCACTAGGACGAATAGATTTCGGGACATACGCAAAACGCGAGCGAGGTTGCCACAGAGGCACAGAGGCACAGAGTTTTTTTAGAGTTTTGGTGAAGCTCTCTGTCTGCCTCCGTGTCTCCGTGCCTCTGTGGCTAACCTTTGCGTTACTACCAGGAGCGTTGCACTACCAGCCAGTAAATTACCGTGGGAAAACTCGATGCCATCTATGAAAAGTTGCCGGTGTGGGCGCAACACGCCGCTGTCAGCCTGTACGGCTTGCACTGGTATCAGCGGCGCTTCGGCGGCGGGTACCAAACGGCACTGGCTGACTTTCTGCGCCGTGAACGGTTTTCCGTGCAGGAGTGGCAAGCCTGGCAAGCCACCGCGCTTAAACACCTGCTGACAGCGGCGGCACAACACGTGCCCTATTACCGCCAGCAGTGGTCAAGCACAGCGCAGCGCGCGGCCCTAGCAGGCAACCTCGAAGAATTACCGCTGCTGGAAAAAGACGCGGTGCGCGCTGACGCATACGCCTTTTTGCGCGACGATTGCCCGCGCCAGAAGCTGGAAACCTTTTACACCAGCGGTTCCACCGGCACCCCCATCGCCAGCCTCTGGACGGTCGAAGAGTTGCGCGCCTCGATGGCCGTGCGTGAAGCGCGTTCAGCCCGTTGGGCCGGGGTTTCCTTCCAACGGCCCCGCGCGACGTTCTCAGGCCGAATGGTTGAACCCAATCCTGCCAGCCAAGGGCCGTTTTACCGCTTCAATCTCGCTGAACGGCAGGTTTATCTTTCGCCTTTTCATTTGCGCCCCGACACCGCGCGGCAATACGTCGCGGCGTTGCACAAACACAAGATCGAATGGCTGACGGGCTACGCCGTCTCTTACCATTTGCTGGCCCAATTCATGCTGGCTGAAGGCATCGCGCCGCCGCCGTTGAAAGCCGTCATAACAACCAGCGAAAAAGTCACGGATGAAATGCGCGTGGTGATGGAGCGCGCTTACGGCTGCAAGGTCTACGAGGAATACAGCACGGTCGAGAACGTGTTATTTGCCAGCGAGTGCGCGCACGGACGGTTGCATGTCAGCCCGGATGTGGGCATCGTCGAAATCCTGCGGCCTGACGGCAGCCCTTGTGCGCCGGGCGAGGTCGGCGAAGTCGTGGCGACCGGTTTATTGCGTTGCACACAGCCGTTAATTCGGTTTCGCCTAGGCGATATGGCGGCCTGGGCAGAGCCGTATGCGCCCTGCCCCTGCGGCAAAGCCTTGCCGGTAATCAAAGAGGTCGTCGGACGCATCGAGGATGTCATCACCGGCCCCGATGGCCGCCAACTGGTGCGCTTCCACGGCATCTTCGTCAACCAGCCGCACATCCGCGAAGGCCAGGTGATTCAAGAAGCGCTCGACCGCATCCGCGTCAAAATCGTGCCGGTCAACGGCTTTGGCGCGGCGGATGTAACCGAGATCGAGCACCGCATTCAACAGCGCCTCGGTGCGGCGGTACAGGTCATCGTCGAACCGGTTAAAAGCATCCCGCGCACCG
This DNA window, taken from Acidobacteriota bacterium, encodes the following:
- a CDS encoding phenylacetate--CoA ligase family protein, whose translation is MGKLDAIYEKLPVWAQHAAVSLYGLHWYQRRFGGGYQTALADFLRRERFSVQEWQAWQATALKHLLTAAAQHVPYYRQQWSSTAQRAALAGNLEELPLLEKDAVRADAYAFLRDDCPRQKLETFYTSGSTGTPIASLWTVEELRASMAVREARSARWAGVSFQRPRATFSGRMVEPNPASQGPFYRFNLAERQVYLSPFHLRPDTARQYVAALHKHKIEWLTGYAVSYHLLAQFMLAEGIAPPPLKAVITTSEKVTDEMRVVMERAYGCKVYEEYSTVENVLFASECAHGRLHVSPDVGIVEILRPDGSPCAPGEVGEVVATGLLRCTQPLIRFRLGDMAAWAEPYAPCPCGKALPVIKEVVGRIEDVITGPDGRQLVRFHGIFVNQPHIREGQVIQEALDRIRVKIVPVNGFGAADVTEIEHRIQQRLGAAVQVIVEPVKSIPRTASGKFKAVISLLPHNAKAPSN
- a CDS encoding glycosyltransferase family 4 protein: MSAEAHLPAAQPVKFGLLLIGNFLSGGGGFHCFGEDLAAHLAGAGWPIVMASQKRRKLTRLLDMLWTVWRRRDDYRAAYVEVYSGLAFCWAEMVCWLLRRCGKPYILMLHGGNLPVFAGRWPQRVQRLFAAAKLVAAPSRYLHEQMKPYRPDLLLLPSAFDLKAYVYQERQCPQPNLIWLRSFHHIYNPALAPQVLHRLRATFPQIHLTMYGPDKGDGSLQEMQQVIAELQVQTHISLPGAVTKPEVPQRLNRGDIFLNTTNVDNTPMSVIEAMACGLCIVCTNVGGLPYLLEHEHDALLVPPNDAEAMAAAVHRILTEPQLSETLSRNARQKVEQWCWSKLLPRWEELFRSITKNRQSNIALTSAPIQPPL
- a CDS encoding O-antigen ligase family protein, whose amino-acid sequence is MIRTVVIPLKAPSYHRKTAREWVLELLNQETVRVAALLLLHALLGLVLNLSPELATAHAGLTLLFGLWLAVYAPRLEQVAMIGAYITGAEVLWRMSKSMLPWEFGKYATIAIFFVALLRLGKLKGPIPAFVFFILLLPSIILPLANVSTDVLMDQLSFNLSGPLALLVSVWFFSHLKTTAQQLHRILLALICPIFSVAVIALKGIVTAKELVFINDSNFAMSGNYGPNQVSAILGLGALMALYWALDGKLTRWLKLLLLAVALYLTAQCVMTFSRTGLYLALGGAALVTLFLIQDRRLRMQVLGGLLAILLLAGFVLLPQLDKFTEGALTKRFSDTSGSGRSEIMQEDWRIFSENPLFGVGPGQAKYHLLGRYGSDGEHQVAAHNEFARLLAEHGMWGLAAILVLVYLGLLHFKQARTAKGRALNAALLFWCFGFLFSTAMRVVAPSFLFGLTALFILPEKSENHER
- a CDS encoding glycosyltransferase, coding for MTDTLDAGGAERVAVNLANLLPQEKYRSFLCATRREGPLAELVSPAVGKICLARTRRLDLGGLRRLVRFIKAHQIEVLHAHSTALFVAVQAALFPPYPKVIWHDHFGRYAMEERAAWLHGPFVRQASGVIIVNRQLAAWVQQRLRVPAQAIWYVPNFVVENTSNDDIPPLPGQAGQRLVCVANLRPEKGHLTLIQALASVVQQAPAAHLTLVGAHSNQEHLAKINAEIARLGLQAHITLAGHQSNVAAFLRGSDIGVLSSYSEAFPLSLVEYGKAGLGVVATAVGECPAILEQGQAGLVVPPRDPAKLAEALLTLLAAPERRRALGETLRERVNRLYTADAVLEQIGRVYDRVLQPQVVAVRAAQSL